The proteins below are encoded in one region of Limnohabitans sp. 63ED37-2:
- the ppa gene encoding inorganic diphosphatase yields MSLNKVTPGSKVPDAFNVIIEIPMNSDPVKYEVDKESGALFVDRFMGTAMHYPTNYGYVPQTIAGDGDPVDVLVMTPFPLPPGVVVSCRAIGILLMEDEGGMDGKILAVPTEKILPIYANIKALSDVHELQLKQIAHFFEHYKDLEKGKWVKVKGWEGVESAAKELMDGIANYNKA; encoded by the coding sequence ATGTCCCTGAACAAAGTCACCCCCGGCAGCAAAGTCCCCGACGCATTCAACGTGATCATCGAAATCCCGATGAACTCCGACCCTGTGAAGTACGAAGTGGACAAAGAGTCCGGCGCTTTGTTTGTGGACCGTTTCATGGGCACCGCCATGCACTACCCCACCAACTACGGCTACGTGCCCCAAACGATTGCCGGTGACGGCGACCCGGTGGACGTGTTGGTGATGACCCCATTCCCATTGCCCCCAGGCGTGGTGGTGTCGTGCCGCGCCATTGGCATCTTGTTGATGGAAGACGAAGGCGGCATGGATGGCAAGATCTTGGCCGTGCCCACCGAAAAAATCTTGCCCATCTACGCCAACATCAAGGCCTTGTCCGATGTGCATGAGTTGCAACTCAAGCAGATCGCTCACTTCTTTGAGCACTACAAAGACCTGGAAAAAGGCAAGTGGGTCAAAGTCAAAGGTTGGGAAGGCGTCGAATCTGCGGCCAAAGAGCTGATGGACGGCATCGCCAATTACAACAAGGCCTGA
- a CDS encoding GNAT family N-acetyltransferase codes for MLENLSLNYVTRVQDDLSGITPEAWDGLLAQQDAPSPFMRHAYLSAMHASGSAVPETGWTLQVISLWRDTPTGHTLAAACPLYLKTHSRGEYVFDHAWADAYERHGLNYYPKALVASPFTPVPGSRLLAESDASRQALLAALLDICQTNNIPSLHILFGSPQDLQACETAGLLQRSQVQFHWQNQGWRDFDDFLDSLNQEKRKKIRQERRKVAEAGVSFRAVRGPDMTGDDWALLLRCYQQTYWEHGNAPYLKPEFFEAMRRDMAANWLLFVAEHEAQPIGISLIGLHLNAAGQPEVAYGRYWGALARVDCLHFEACYYQPIAWCIANGVKRFEGGAQGEHKMARALLPTPTHSAHWLAHPSFSEAVARYLEREKAGIDNYMDALQQHSPLKKPQ; via the coding sequence GTGCTGGAAAATTTGAGCTTGAATTATGTCACCCGGGTGCAGGATGACCTGAGCGGCATCACGCCCGAAGCCTGGGACGGCTTGCTCGCCCAGCAAGATGCCCCATCGCCCTTCATGCGGCATGCCTATTTGTCGGCCATGCACGCCAGCGGCTCTGCCGTACCCGAGACGGGCTGGACACTGCAAGTGATCAGTTTGTGGCGCGACACCCCCACGGGCCACACACTGGCCGCAGCCTGCCCGCTCTACCTCAAGACCCATTCGCGCGGCGAGTATGTGTTCGACCACGCTTGGGCCGACGCTTACGAGCGCCATGGCCTCAACTATTACCCCAAAGCCCTGGTGGCCTCGCCCTTCACACCCGTGCCCGGCAGCCGATTGCTGGCCGAAAGTGATGCCTCTCGGCAAGCCCTGCTGGCCGCCTTGCTGGACATTTGCCAAACCAACAACATCCCCTCGCTGCACATCCTGTTTGGCAGTCCACAAGACTTGCAAGCCTGTGAGACGGCGGGTTTGCTCCAGCGCAGTCAGGTGCAATTCCATTGGCAAAACCAGGGTTGGCGCGACTTTGATGACTTTTTGGACAGCCTGAACCAGGAAAAGCGCAAAAAAATCCGGCAAGAGCGCCGCAAAGTGGCGGAAGCTGGCGTCAGCTTTCGCGCCGTGCGTGGCCCCGACATGACGGGCGATGACTGGGCCTTGCTGCTGCGCTGCTACCAGCAAACCTATTGGGAACACGGCAACGCGCCCTATTTGAAGCCGGAGTTTTTCGAGGCCATGCGGCGCGACATGGCCGCCAATTGGCTGCTGTTTGTGGCCGAACACGAGGCGCAGCCCATTGGCATCAGCCTGATCGGCCTACATCTGAACGCCGCAGGCCAGCCCGAAGTGGCTTATGGCCGCTACTGGGGGGCGCTGGCGCGGGTGGACTGCCTGCACTTTGAAGCCTGCTACTACCAGCCCATCGCGTGGTGCATTGCCAATGGCGTCAAGCGCTTTGAAGGCGGCGCCCAGGGTGAGCACAAAATGGCCCGCGCCCTGCTGCCCACCCCCACACACAGCGCCCACTGGTTGGCGCACCCGTCGTTTTCGGAGGCGGTGGCGCGGTATTTGGAGCGCGAAAAAGCGGGCATCGACAACTACATGGACGCCCTGCAGCAGCACTCGCCGCTGAAAAAACCCCAGTAA
- a CDS encoding NAD+ synthase, translated as MTLQISVAQLNFVVGDMPGNARKIIDAAIAAYAQGARLLITPELSICGYAAEDLLLRPAFIDACDDALKTVARELAGLKGLHVVVGHPEGGGVRTRSVAVTRRHNRASVLCEGQVVCAYDKRELPNYQVFDERRYFTPGNGVGVFEVEGVRVGLLICEDAWFDEPARLARDAGAQVLAVLNASPFHAGKGPEREQRMRERVADSGLPLIYAHLVGGQDEVIFEGRSFALNAQGETVARAEGFREADLAVQASVGQQGVNLSAAPEALVPMASADAELWDALVLGVRDYLGKNGFNGAILGLSGGIDSALVLAIAVDAIGADKIHAVMMPSPYTADISWIDSRDMVKRLNVRYDEISIASLFDGFKQALSAQFEGLKEDTTEENIQARIRGTLLMALSNKTGAIVLTTGNKSEMATGYCTLYGDMAGGFAVIKDVVKTRVFDLARWRNLHDPYGTGSQPIPERIITRPPSAELRPDQKDQDSLPAYEVLDAIIQRYMENDEGVEALMADGFERADVEKVTRLIKLNEYKRRQSPVGIRVTHRSFGKDWRYPMTNKFRA; from the coding sequence ATGACTCTCCAAATTAGTGTGGCCCAGCTCAACTTTGTCGTCGGTGACATGCCGGGTAACGCCCGCAAAATCATCGACGCTGCCATTGCGGCTTATGCCCAAGGGGCCAGGCTGTTGATCACGCCCGAGTTGTCGATTTGCGGCTATGCGGCCGAAGACCTGCTGCTGCGCCCGGCCTTCATTGACGCCTGTGATGATGCCCTGAAAACGGTGGCCCGCGAACTGGCTGGGTTAAAGGGCCTGCATGTGGTGGTGGGCCACCCCGAAGGCGGCGGCGTGCGCACCCGCAGCGTGGCCGTGACGCGGCGTCACAACCGCGCGAGTGTCCTGTGCGAGGGGCAAGTGGTCTGTGCTTACGACAAGCGCGAGCTGCCCAACTACCAGGTGTTTGACGAGCGCCGTTACTTCACGCCCGGCAACGGGGTGGGTGTGTTTGAGGTCGAGGGGGTGCGAGTGGGTTTGCTCATTTGTGAAGACGCTTGGTTCGACGAGCCGGCCCGCTTGGCGCGTGACGCTGGGGCGCAGGTGCTGGCCGTGCTGAACGCATCGCCTTTTCATGCCGGCAAAGGCCCGGAGCGTGAGCAGCGCATGCGCGAGCGCGTGGCCGACAGCGGTTTGCCCCTGATTTATGCCCACCTGGTCGGCGGCCAAGACGAGGTGATTTTTGAAGGGCGCTCCTTTGCGCTCAATGCCCAAGGCGAAACGGTGGCGCGGGCCGAGGGCTTTCGCGAAGCCGACTTGGCAGTGCAGGCGTCGGTTGGCCAGCAGGGTGTGAACCTGAGCGCTGCCCCCGAGGCCTTGGTGCCCATGGCCAGCGCTGACGCCGAGCTGTGGGACGCGCTGGTGCTGGGCGTGCGCGACTACCTGGGCAAAAACGGTTTCAATGGCGCGATTTTGGGCTTGTCGGGCGGCATCGATTCGGCGCTGGTGCTGGCGATTGCGGTGGACGCGATCGGAGCCGACAAGATCCACGCCGTGATGATGCCTTCGCCCTACACGGCCGACATCAGCTGGATCGATTCGCGCGACATGGTCAAGCGCCTGAATGTGCGCTACGACGAGATTTCGATTGCATCGCTGTTCGATGGCTTCAAGCAGGCGCTGTCGGCGCAGTTCGAGGGCCTGAAAGAAGACACGACCGAAGAAAACATTCAGGCCCGCATTCGCGGCACCTTGCTCATGGCGCTGTCCAACAAGACCGGGGCGATTGTGCTGACCACCGGCAACAAGAGCGAGATGGCCACGGGTTATTGCACCTTGTATGGCGACATGGCGGGCGGTTTTGCGGTCATCAAGGACGTGGTCAAGACCCGTGTGTTTGACCTGGCCCGTTGGCGCAACCTTCATGACCCGTATGGCACGGGCAGCCAACCGATTCCCGAGCGCATCATCACCCGTCCGCCCAGCGCCGAGTTGCGCCCCGACCAAAAAGACCAAGACAGCCTGCCAGCCTATGAGGTGCTGGACGCGATCATCCAGCGCTACATGGAAAACGACGAGGGTGTGGAAGCGCTGATGGCCGATGGTTTTGAGCGGGCCGATGTGGAAAAAGTCACACGCCTGATCAAGCTCAACGAGTACAAACGCCGCCAGTCGCCTGTGGGCATTCGCGTGACGCACCGCAGTTTTGGCAAGGATTGGCGTTATCCTATGACCAACAAATTCCGCGCCTGA
- a CDS encoding aldehyde dehydrogenase family protein: MQHNFIANQSIPALAGQTLDVIDPSDGQVFDQIPRSQAADIDQAVQAARAAFNGPWGRLTGVERGRLLMALSRKMAEHAGELAALEQRDCGKPTKQAAADAVALARYFEFYAGSCDKLHGETLPYQNGYSVLTWREPHGVTGHVIPWNYPMQIFGRSVGGALAAGNACVVKPAEDACLSLIRVAQLAAEVGFPAGALNIVTGYGHEVGDALARHPGIDHISFTGSPRVGTLIQQVAAERHCPVTLELGGKSPQIIFDDADLDAAIPVVVNAIVQNSGQTCSAGSRVLIQQGIYEPLLARLGEAFGRLQVGSAAMNLDLGPLIRASQLERVTGFLDQARADGIATVAQGQIAAGVPAGGFYQAPVLLRDVPVMHRLAQEEVFGPVLSAMAFQDEDHAVELANATDFGLVAGIWTRDGGRQFRMAKRVRSGQVFINNYGAAGGVELPFGGVKSSGYGREKGLEALLGFTTLKTVAIAHG, from the coding sequence ATGCAACACAACTTCATCGCCAACCAATCCATCCCCGCCCTGGCAGGGCAAACCCTTGACGTCATCGATCCTTCGGACGGTCAGGTGTTCGATCAAATCCCGCGCAGCCAAGCGGCCGACATCGACCAAGCGGTGCAAGCTGCGCGGGCTGCTTTTAATGGCCCTTGGGGGCGGTTGACCGGGGTGGAACGCGGACGGCTGTTGATGGCGCTGTCGCGCAAAATGGCCGAACACGCGGGCGAACTGGCCGCCTTGGAGCAGCGCGATTGCGGCAAACCCACCAAACAGGCCGCCGCCGACGCGGTGGCCCTGGCGCGTTACTTTGAGTTTTATGCCGGTTCTTGCGACAAGTTGCATGGTGAGACCCTGCCCTACCAAAACGGCTACAGCGTCCTGACCTGGCGCGAGCCGCATGGCGTCACGGGCCATGTGATCCCCTGGAACTACCCCATGCAGATTTTTGGTCGCAGCGTGGGCGGCGCCTTGGCAGCGGGCAATGCCTGCGTGGTCAAACCCGCCGAAGACGCCTGCCTGAGCCTGATCCGAGTGGCCCAGTTGGCGGCCGAAGTCGGCTTTCCCGCCGGGGCCTTGAACATCGTCACGGGTTACGGCCACGAAGTGGGCGACGCGCTGGCCCGCCACCCGGGCATCGACCACATCAGCTTCACCGGCAGCCCTCGCGTGGGCACGCTCATCCAGCAAGTGGCGGCCGAGCGCCACTGCCCCGTGACGCTGGAGCTGGGCGGCAAGAGCCCCCAAATCATTTTTGACGACGCCGACTTGGATGCGGCCATTCCCGTGGTGGTCAATGCCATCGTGCAGAACTCGGGCCAGACCTGCAGCGCGGGCTCACGCGTGCTGATCCAGCAAGGCATTTACGAACCCCTGCTGGCCCGCTTGGGCGAAGCCTTTGGCCGCCTGCAAGTGGGCTCGGCCGCCATGAACCTGGACTTGGGGCCCCTGATCCGCGCCAGCCAGTTGGAGCGGGTCACCGGCTTTTTGGACCAGGCCCGCGCCGACGGCATCGCCACCGTGGCACAAGGCCAGATCGCTGCCGGTGTGCCTGCAGGTGGGTTTTACCAAGCCCCGGTGCTCTTGCGTGACGTGCCGGTGATGCACCGCTTGGCGCAAGAAGAGGTCTTTGGTCCGGTGCTGTCGGCCATGGCCTTCCAAGACGAAGACCACGCCGTCGAGTTGGCCAATGCCACCGACTTCGGTTTGGTGGCCGGTATCTGGACCCGTGATGGCGGTCGCCAATTTCGCATGGCCAAGCGCGTGCGCAGCGGCCAAGTGTTCATCAACAACTACGGCGCAGCGGGTGGGGTGGAGCTGCCCTTCGGTGGCGTCAAGTCATCGGGCTACGGCCGCGAAAAAGGCTTGGAAGCGCTGCTGGGCTTCACCACCCTCAAGACCGTGGCCATCGCACACGGCTGA